The sequence tttaatagaaatttatttataggtgggtgtttggatttttaaaaattagaatgtGAGAGTCTgtgatttcactataccttgggtgggaataagtcttttggcctatttaatATATCGTGACCCACTTAAGCTATAGtcacaataaatattattataatgacgAGTTTACAATTGTCATCaatatatttgtcaaaataattgtatgtTGACCATAAATTTTGTCACATTACTAGTTTTACTTCGACGCCAAATTTTCCTCACTTTTCATAAAATCATGTCATATTATGATAAcatcaatttcattattttaactATATTGTTATGACTTAAAACGGTTTAGTCAAAATCTAACATATTGTGACTACCTAAGTTGCtatcacaataaatattattgtggtgacaaatttacaattgccattaattaattagtcaCAATGACATTATTGtgacaaaaattttatcacattatcaaaaattttttagcACCAAAATTCCctactaaaaaattattgaccAAATTATTGTAACAAACAATTTTTGTTACTATTATACTATTATGACAACATGTAGTAACAAATATACGTCACAACTTATTATAATCTAAATAATCACATTTTCCAATAAATGCAGTGACAAACattcaattattgttattaaaaaaccCATCTTCTAATGATAAGTTTACCATTGTcaatatttaattagtcataATAACTTTTTGGTGATGAAAatgttatcatattataaaaagaaaaaaattggtgCTAAATTTTCCCACAAAAAAGCCATGGACAAAAACTTTGTGACAAACAAGTTTTgttactattatattattacgACAAATGTAAGTACAAACATTCATTATAACTTATTACAatcaaaataatcatattactttttatatatagtaaCAAACATTTGATCATTGTTACAATAACCTATCttataatgacaaaatatattgtcaaaaaatttttggtcacaataaacaaaatttcttgTATCTTTCTAACTAAAAGTAGCTTTTTCATGTCTAAAGATGGTATTTGCAAGTCCCTACTTTGGTCTACATGTTTGGCAACTAGGCTTACCCAATCAGCCAATTTGGGCATCCATGTATGATAGTGTTAAACAAACACTATCTTTTAGACAATAGGAAAGGTTTCTATTTAGTACCTTTTTCATCCTCAAGCATACGGTCGAAGTCACTTTACCTTTCAAAGCCAATTAAGACATCAACACATGGTAGCATTGAGGAGACAATATCCTTGCACAGTAGGTAGCTTATGTATGTTGAGGGATGCATGTCCAAGCATTAATGCATGATGGCATTGAACAGACAATATTACCTTGATGAAAGGTGTTTCCCATTCACTTTGTTATGGTATCCGTTTGGTTGCGTTCAACCATTTTCTTTGAGATGACATGGTTGACATTCAAGTAGGTGTTAAGTGGATAATACCCTCTAAGGGGGAGACTTATTTCCCATGTTGAAAGGTAGCATCCAATAATTGTTGTTCTAGTCTTCAAGCTCAATGACTCAATTTACCTCACCTGTTGTAATAAATTACAGAGTCAACACTTGGTGGCAATGGACAAATAACATCCACTTGACGAGAGTCTCGCTTCATGTGTTAAGAGATGCTATCTACTGGAGAGGCCCAACAGATATTTAGGTGGTGGCATACGGTTGGTCTCAAAATTAGGTAGTTAGGGTTGCTTTTCCTTTCATCAGCTTGTCTTAAACTATGATATGCTTTGCTGACACATTGCAATGTAATTGCAAGCCTAAGGTGTGTTACTCATTTGAAAGGTATTTGGTCCTATGCTTAAAAGCACATTGTTGTCATCTCTACTAGGGGAACTCTTAATGCAAGGTTATAGTTTTGACGTGTGATAAGTGCTAAGGGGATTTGAGATCCCCTGCCTGAAGGTACCTTATCGTTGTCATCATCAACAAGAATGGGTGGTAGTCGTGTAGGAAACTATCATTCCTTATGCAATTGGCTCTTCTCGAGAGGTTAGGGTCTTTGACGATAAGGGTGTTATAGCGTTAGAGTTACATATTTGTTGGACAACATTGACAAAGTTGCCAATGGCCATATTAGGTTATGCAACCACATTAGATGATGGTTACTAGTACTACTTCTCAATTGTCAGagctaattgattttttattgtaagATTGGATGGTACTAGGCTAGAGTTAGAATTTTCAAAGGTCTGTTAATCGAGGGCTCTTCTATTCCATCTTTTACAGGTCATTTGGGAAGAATGGTATACTAGAGTGTTGACAGTGAATCAATATATGCAATGGAGATTCAAACGGAGGCCTTTTTTCTAGCATCAAattgtttatacaatttttttcatcaactaaAAGTATGTAATTTTGAGCCTTATAAAATAGATTACGATAATGACAGTTACAATTAAGTAAATAACTTCGATAATCTATTATATCAATGATTAAATACAATTCAAAGTATGAGAACAAATAGTGAAAACAAgagagatttttaaaaatattttgtttactGCCGGCGAGTCTACATCcacaattttgttattaatcTCTATGTGTTTAAACAAAGTATTATATAGTGATCACAAAAAAGAATATCCTATGTGTAATATCTCTAGTGGAAGCTCAACTCCAACTCAAAATTCTAGCTTCTCTTTTGGGTCTTTTCTTAGAAGCTCCTACCTTTGTGTTAGTCCTCTATATTTATAGGACGAAGAGATAAAGTTACATGTAGATACTCTATCTAtgtattcttaatttaaatatgaatacatagatttatttatattcaaattatacaaaaatagaataattacattaactgtttgatttcaatttgataGAAGACGATTGATTTTCCATGTAGACATGAAATGAAATAGGAAATGAATATTGTAGAAACTGAGGAGATACACTCTTGTAAGGAGTTCTTCTCAGTGTGTCTGCGAGATAATACCTCCACCCGCATTCATAAACAATTCGTGAATAAGTGATGTATTTGGTTGTTGTTCCTACAGCTTATCGTCGATTAGTCGCTTTTCAAGTATTGTGCCTGTGAGTTCAATCAATGAGAAGATTTACCATATAACATCATTCGGTAGATAGTAGATGAAACAAACACAAGATCAAGCAATTGTTTTATTGGTCAAGTTTGAAGGAAGAAAGGAAGCAAATAATGTTGGTCATATAATGAACAAGGAATAAACATTTACCATTAAGATGGTTTTCGAAGAGCAGAACGGTTAAGCCGCAACTTGAAGAGAATGAGTCCTGCAAGAGTAACATAAGGATTGAGAAAACTGTTGTCCAAGATTTTGATGTCTCTCTAGAGATGACTAAAAAATTGTGGAGAAAGTTCATGATTTTGTAACTAGAAACAAGTGAAACTGTAATGTACATAGGTCGAGGTCAAACTGGTGAAGCTAATTGAAAAGGCATTCAGAGAATGTGTTCATACCAAAGCATTAAAGATGCACAGATACGGTAGGACAGTAGAAACCATTACACAGCTTTGGTTAAGACTTAAGAAACCTTTAGCTTTGGTTAAGATTTTGAAGAACTTGTTTTTCGCTTGACAATTGGAATTTCTTCAAATCCAGCATCCCAACCTTTAGCCTACCAATAGTCCCTACAAGAACAGAACCCATCTCTGAAATGGTGAAAACGAGTAGAATCTCTAACAATGATTTCTCTGCCTACAAGCTTGGAGATAAATTTAATGGCAGAGTGGCAGTCTTTGCAAACTCTGAGGTTCTTCATGATCCTCAATGTAGTCTTCTCTGGAGTACTTATCAGCCCAAACGCAATAGCAAGTTTCTCACTGTGATGTCTAAGGATCTGCTCCTTCAGCTCTTCCTCAAGGTCATGCAATACAGATTCAGTATCAGGAACAAAACCCATCTTTTTTATCTCCTCCCAGATTTTTGCCATCATATTGTAGATTGCATCTTTCTGCGGGTGAAATCCATCTTCAACCCCAAAGACATGGACCTTGTTCTGGATCTGAACCCAACTGAATCCTTGGCTTTTCTTTACTCCTCCATCCTTCATTGATTTTCTAATTCTGGCAGCATCTTCCCATTTTTTACAAgctgaatataaattataaagggCTGCATATGCTCCACTGTTGTCAGGCTCAATATGGAGCAAATTTTCTGCTGCAATTTTTCCAAGCTCCAAATTCTTATAGACCCTTGAAGCAGATAACAGTGAACCCCATGCTACTATGTCGGGTTCAATAggcatattttttataaaattgtatgCTTCTTGTAGCAGTCCAGCACGCCCAAACAGGTCAACCATGCATGCATAGTGGCTTGGGGTGGGTTCAATTTTGTGCACAGTTTTCATCAAATTGTAATAGTTCTGACCCTGTTCCACCAATCCTACATGTGTACAGGCAGAGAGGACACCAACATAAGTTATATGGTCAGGCTTAATACCAAGTGCCAGCATCTTCTCAAACAGTTGTATCGCCTCCTCCCCAAGACCATGTTGAGCCAAAGCTATAATCATGGATGTCCAAGAGACAGTCTCTTGTTGCCAATGAATCAAACGAAATACTTGCCTTGCCCAATCTATGCTTCCAGCTTTGGCATACATTGTAATTAGAGCATTGCTAACAGAAACTGAAGATGCTTCACCAGATCTTAGGGAACTTGCATGAATTTGTTTGCCATGGTCCAAAGAAGCCAAGCTTGAAATGACACTCAACATGGCTGCTAGAGTGTAGTTATTTGGCCTGGGGCCTTCTGTAATCATTTTTCTGAAAAGCTCCACTGCCTCATTATTCAAGCCATTCTGCTCATAGCCAACAATCATGGCTGTCCATGCAACCACATCGCGGTCTCGCAATGAGTCAAAGATCCTTCTGGCTGGGCCTACATCCCCAAGTTTGATGTATCCATCTAGTAGTGCAGTGAATGCTATAACATTAAGATATGAGATTCCACTCTGCTCTACAATCTTTTGAGAAATTTCAACCCCACCAGACTTTGCATAACATGAAATCAAAGCATTTCCCACAGCCCCAGAGACATCAAACTCAGTTCTTATAATATATGCATGAATCTCTTTCCCAGTTTCCAACTTCTCAAGATTGGCACATGCTGCTAAAACACTAGCTAAGGAGAATTTATCGGGTTCTAAAGAGGAATCCCTCAGCATCTTTGCAAAAATATCCAATGCTTCAACATCATATCCATGCTGATTATACCCTGCAATCATTGAATTCCAGGTAACAATATCCCGCTCAATCATTTGCTCAAACTGAGCTCGAGCAAGGTCAAGCCTACCAGACTGAATATGCAATGATATCACAACATTCCAACTCGATACATTCCTGACTCTCATCCCATCAAAAACAACCTTCGCTGTCACTTCATCCCCCATCTTAACATACATATTTAACAAGGAATTCTCAACATTGACACACCCGCTAAGCCCAAACTTAACCACAAAAGAATGAACCCCTTTCCCCACTCCCAAATCCCCAACAGATGCACACGAAGCAAGTACACTGGTAAGTGTAAACTGGGTCGGCATGACTCCCTCTTTAACCATCTCTGCGAACATTCTTATAGCATTCTTAAAACGACCCATCTCTTTACaactcacaatcattgtagtccATGCAACAGAATCGCGAAAAGGCATGGAATTAAAAACCCCACATGTCAAATccactttcttttgttttgcaTAGCACGAGAGAAGTGTATTCCACGAATACGCAGTTCTAATAGGCATTTCGTCGAACACCTTTTTGGCGTGAAAAACTGACCCCGTTTTTGcataaaaattcattaagtTATTCTTCAAAAATACACTAAACTCAAGCCCGGACTTCACTATTAGGGCGTGGATCGATTTTCCAACAAATGGGGTCTTGGATTTGAGGCTTATTTGAAGAAGATGAGCATACAACTCTAATGGGGAAGTGAAAGAAGCAGGGTTTGGAAGCTCCATTAGAAGCCAGCTTGAATGCTTCGATTAagactttattattatttgagattgaatttaagggattttgtttgattaaatgtaTTGAGAGAGATTTTTCAAAGACTGAATCTGGCGGGAAAACGGGCAGTTTCAGCCGTTTAGAAATAATGAGTGATtgactcttttttttattatatatgttttttaaataaaaactcatttatatgtttttaaaaataattattatttaaagtaaattataGTAGAAAATTTAATCACGTACCGTTGCAATATCTCCAAGTTaacgaaaattaaaaaatttcttaaaaaacttataatataaagttaatataattaatgcgtagttatatattataataatttcaatttatttggcACCATAACTTTATTAACATGGTGCGACTGTTTATTTAACGGGTAATCGAGACATTACTAATCGTGATAATATATGGTgggaaatataattttccttcATAATATACTTTtccatatcatataataattccgatcaataatatatgaatatattttttaacatgcaattttttatataatgagatattttttattttaattcaaaataaataaatcattttataacattatttatatacccaatTATACATTAGTTAAAAAATCTATACTCATAATTTTACTTATCAATTTctgatatttgaaaataaaaaagaaaaaataggatGGATAAGCACTAATTTTTATTGCATTCAATAAAACAACCCTCAATGTCAATACCCAGCTGGAAATCCACCTTTTCTGGGATCACTAATACCCATTAGCGTTCCAGATTCTAGTTCTTGTACTACAAATTGGCAAATGGTTCCACCTGAAAGGCTCTGTAGAACATGGCCCTTTTTTTTAAGAGATGCCCTGATCTTACCTGCAATTTCAAAGTGATCGCCCGTCACTGTCGTCCAATTCTCGTAATGTACCTCGTTCGGTATCAACTACATGCAGgcgaaaaaaaaaagtgtttagTTTGGGCGAAGTTATGATGAGATGGTGAGTTGCAGCCCTCTAAAACCAAATGGAAAGAATAGGTAATTCAATGGGCTCGGATATAAACCTGATGGTAGACTCTTGGTGCCATAACGGATGAAAAAGGATCCATTTCACGGAAAAAATGATTCAAGAAAACCTCTGCAGTTCCAGCAATAATCATGGCTCCGCCACTGGCACCTATAACAGCTTTCAGTTTCTCATCCTGCATAACCACAAACAAGGAACTCAGGAAGGTCTAATCCGATGAGTTGGAAATGGAAAGAATCACCACTAGAGGAGGAAAACAATGGAGCAATATACCTTCAGTACAATGGTAGGCGTCATGGATGATAAAGGTCTTTTCCCTGGCCTGATGAAATTAGGTGGAGCTGGTGGTGGGGAATCTTTACCGCCCTTTGAAGGGATGGAGAAATCACCCATTTCATTGTTGAGGACTATTCCTGTACTTGGAGATAATACTTTTGCTCCAAAGTATGAATTGACTGTGCTAGTCATGGAGACAGCATTTCGATCACAATCTACAATTGACACATGAGTGGTGCCATGGTCATGGAGTTGGTTCCACCTGTTTGAGAGAAAGGATTTGATATGAAGTAACATAAAATGAAGGATTGAAGCTTTAACCACGGAAATTAAACAATTTGGTTTCTTATGTAGGATTGTACTATGAGTTTACCTGCCACCATAGTGGCCGGGACCAAATGTCATATTGTCATATATAGTTTTCTTTAATGACTGTGCAAATTTGGGCGAGAGCATATCCGATAAAACATTagatatattaacaaaatctgGATCGCCAAGATTCATCCTCACAGCAAAACCATGTTTCAGAGCTTCAATTTGGCGATGGATACCAAGGGGGCCAGAAACACCCGAAGGAACTCCATATTGAGCAAGAATGTTTAACATCTGTGgcaattaaaatatgaaacttatgttattgttcattttatcGTTAAccatttttagaaaaataaagaaaacaaaaatatacttACAAGTATCATTGTAGCAGCCCCAGAAGAAGGGGGTGGCATTCCAATTACTTTAAGGCCTTGAATGTTGGCAGAGATCGGATTTCTCATTTTAACTGCATAGTTTTGCAAGTCCTTTATTGTTAGTATTCCTCCAGCCATTTGAACATCTTTCACCAATTGAAACCCAATTGATCCGTTATAGAATGCTTTCAAGCCATATTTTGAAATTGCTTCCAGTGATTTGGCTAGTTTTTTGTTGCGGCAAACATCGCCTGCCTGCAAAAGCTTTCCATTTGATGTGAATATACCCCGGAGTCCTTTATCTGCTAAGATCTCTGACTTTGAATCCTCCATCTGTATACGAAGGTATGGAGAAATCTTGAATCCCCTACGAGCAAGAACTTCTGCCGGCTTCACAAGCCTTTTCCATGGAAGCTTCCCATGTTGCTCCCAAGCTTTGTGAAGGCCTGCAAGTTCACCTGGAACTGCTACAGAGAGGATTCCGCTAATCTTTAGAGAAGCATTGCCAACATACATGTTCTGAAAAGAAGCATCGAAAGCATAAAATCGGCATTCAACAAAGCaaatatatgtacataatttaatGTGCAGAGTGATAGGTTGTTAATGTTTCCAAGCTTAACAAAATGTAAATTCTAAATGgcctttttcagattttttgtGAGTTTAAGTACCTCGGAAGCTTTCATTGGAGCAGTTTCTCTCATGTCAAATGCTTGTGTTTTCCCACTGGCTAGCCTGATCAACATAAATGCTCCTCCTCCAAGGCCACTTGAAGCTGGGCTGACAACTCCTAAGCAAAGAGCAGCAGCAACCGAAGCATCAACAGCATGGCCTCCTGCACGAAGAACATTCATACCTATTTTGGAACAACGCCCATCATCTGTTGCAACAACA comes from Mangifera indica cultivar Alphonso unplaced genomic scaffold, CATAS_Mindica_2.1 Un_0005, whole genome shotgun sequence and encodes:
- the LOC123205431 gene encoding glutathione hydrolase 1-like, with the protein product MSILPFLWPSVLFILLFLLAPTSSLDSLHGHPKHRREVIVKRHGVVATDDGRCSKIGMNVLRAGGHAVDASVAAALCLGVVSPASSGLGGGAFMLIRLASGKTQAFDMRETAPMKASENMYVGNASLKISGILSVAVPGELAGLHKAWEQHGKLPWKRLVKPAEVLARRGFKISPYLRIQMEDSKSEILADKGLRGIFTSNGKLLQAGDVCRNKKLAKSLEAISKYGLKAFYNGSIGFQLVKDVQMAGGILTIKDLQNYAVKMRNPISANIQGLKVIGMPPPSSGAATMILMLNILAQYGVPSGVSGPLGIHRQIEALKHGFAVRMNLGDPDFVNISNVLSDMLSPKFAQSLKKTIYDNMTFGPGHYGGRWNQLHDHGTTHVSIVDCDRNAVSMTSTVNSYFGAKVLSPSTGIVLNNEMGDFSIPSKGGKDSPPPAPPNFIRPGKRPLSSMTPTIVLKDEKLKAVIGASGGAMIIAGTAEVFLNHFFREMDPFSSVMAPRVYHQLIPNEVHYENWTTVTGDHFEIAGKIRASLKKKGHVLQSLSGGTICQFVVQELESGTLMGISDPRKGGFPAGY
- the LOC123205434 gene encoding pentatricopeptide repeat-containing protein At2g22070-like, with amino-acid sequence MELPNPASFTSPLELYAHLLQISLKSKTPFVGKSIHALIVKSGLEFSVFLKNNLMNFYAKTGSVFHAKKVFDEMPIRTAYSWNTLLSCYAKQKKVDLTCGVFNSMPFRDSVAWTTMIVSCKEMGRFKNAIRMFAEMVKEGVMPTQFTLTSVLASCASVGDLGVGKGVHSFVVKFGLSGCVNVENSLLNMYVKMGDEVTAKVVFDGMRVRNVSSWNVVISLHIQSGRLDLARAQFEQMIERDIVTWNSMIAGYNQHGYDVEALDIFAKMLRDSSLEPDKFSLASVLAACANLEKLETGKEIHAYIIRTEFDVSGAVGNALISCYAKSGGVEISQKIVEQSGISYLNVIAFTALLDGYIKLGDVGPARRIFDSLRDRDVVAWTAMIVGYEQNGLNNEAVELFRKMITEGPRPNNYTLAAMLSVISSLASLDHGKQIHASSLRSGEASSVSVSNALITMYAKAGSIDWARQVFRLIHWQQETVSWTSMIIALAQHGLGEEAIQLFEKMLALGIKPDHITYVGVLSACTHVGLVEQGQNYYNLMKTVHKIEPTPSHYACMVDLFGRAGLLQEAYNFIKNMPIEPDIVAWGSLLSASRVYKNLELGKIAAENLLHIEPDNSGAYAALYNLYSACKKWEDAARIRKSMKDGGVKKSQGFSWVQIQNKVHVFGVEDGFHPQKDAIYNMMAKIWEEIKKMGFVPDTESVLHDLEEELKEQILRHHSEKLAIAFGLISTPEKTTLRIMKNLRVCKDCHSAIKFISKLVGREIIVRDSTRFHHFRDGFCSCRDYW